In Ovis canadensis isolate MfBH-ARS-UI-01 breed Bighorn chromosome 3, ARS-UI_OviCan_v2, whole genome shotgun sequence, one DNA window encodes the following:
- the QRFP gene encoding orexigenic neuropeptide QRFP, with the protein MRNAYSLPYLLFLPLGACFPVLDTEEPVDAVGGTGREMSWTHPAGGRPFPWGPPGWPRAPHPHALLIMAKELRALGRARAGFKLRLGRQDDGSEATGLLLEEAEKVGGPLGTLAEELNGYSRKKGGFSFRFGRG; encoded by the coding sequence ATGCGGAACGCTTACTCCCTGCCCTACCTCCTGttcctgcccctgggtgcctgctTCCCAGTGTTGGACACAGAGGAGCCCGTGGACGCCGTAGGGGGCACCGGACGTGAAATGAGCTGGACGCACCCAGCAGGGGGACGCCCCTTCCCGTGGGGCCCCCCTGGGTGGCCAAGAGCCCCGCACCCACACGCCCTGCTCATCATGGCCAAGGAGCTGCGGGCGTTGGGCAGGGCTCGTGCTGGCTTCAAGCTGCGTCTCGGGAGGCAGGACGACGGCAGCGAGGCCACTGGCCTCCTCCTGGAGGAGGCCGAGAAGGTGGGGGGCCCGTTGGGGACTCTGGCTGAGGAGCTCAATggctacagcaggaagaaagGGGGCTTCAGCTTCCGCTTTGGCCGGGGATGA